Genomic DNA from Perca flavescens isolate YP-PL-M2 chromosome 23, PFLA_1.0, whole genome shotgun sequence:
GAGATGGTATTGCCAGATGTGTCAGAAACAATGCCGCGATGAGGTAAAAATGAGATGTTCGTTAAATCCGTCTACGTTAGTGTATCCGTTGTTGCTGCTGTCGATAAACTGAACTAATGTGTCTTTACAGAATGGCTTTAAATGTCACTGCATGTCCGAGTCCCACCAGAGGCAGCTGCTGCTGGCCTCAGAGGACCCAAACAAGTTTATGGACCATTTCTCTGAGTGAGTTCCCTCATGGCGCAGAAACAGAATCCTTTATTGATCCCTTCGGGGAAATTGTTAAATTGCAGCTGCATACATTAAACACGTTGGTGTAACGTTACTACTACGGAAGCGTAATGCGTTCACTTGAGAGAGAAACACATccgcacgttttttttttcctgaatcaGAATCCGTTTGTATTGGCCAAGTTTACTTccatacacaaggaatttgacttcggtaggtgttaactctctatacataGACAACtagtaatatagacacataaTGTACAATAGAGatgtgcaagatgcatattggaatgatacagtatgtaatgtgtagagaGTGGGTGAGTGGCCAAAGTGGGGATGACCCCACTTTATAGAGAGAATTGATGGGAATTGTCTTAGAATTAAATTCTGAGATGATTATCTCGTTCATTCACGATTATCTCATCAATTTTCTAACTACAGATGGTTGGAGTTTAATCTTGTTTCTTTCCTCCCAGTGAGTTCAAAAGCGAGTTCTTGGAGCTGCTTAGAAGACGTTTCGGTGAGTTCCGATCCCCGCACAGATTATCCGGATGTTTAGCTGTTTACTGGCCGCAAACCCTTTCAGTGTGTCGTCGTTTTTCATCCGCAGGGACCAAGCGAGTGCACAACAACATTGTCTACAATGAATACATCAGCTTCAGAGAGCACGTCCACATGAACTCCACACAGTGGGAGACTCTCACAGACTTCACCAAGTGGCTGGGCAGAGAAGGTAAGCTTTCTCAACATGTGGTTCTATACAGGGTTTTTACATTATgaggtttaggtgcagcaccaaCATCATTGTTGGCACCACCTAagccgaatgaatgtaaaataaatatgagcatcaaaactaactaaatgacACTGAGATCTAATTATTGTAGTTTGGTctccagtggacttctttagcaagtatTGACTTTAAGcatttgagtgttatttatttactatctgctctagctttttttCCCAACACAGGTATGTTGGTAAGGATGTGAAATTGATAATTATTTCTattgaaaaacatcacattttctgAGGGAGGACCCCTAATCCAAAGCCAAATATGCGCACCTAAATCTTTGACAAACCCAGGGAAAACACTGCTACATGGATTTTTTCCAATGTGTAATTATTCGCTGAATGTTACTTCTAGGTCTCTGCAAGGTGGACGAGACCCCTAAAGGCTGGTACGTCCAGTACATCGACCGCGACCCGGAGACCATCCGCCGCCAAGAAGAGcaggcgaagaagaagaagcaggaaCTGGACGACGAGGAGAAGACCGCCAGGTTCATCGAGGAGCAGGTCCGAAGAGGCCGCGACGGGAAAGAGATAGACGTGAGTACCAGACAGGACCGACTTCAGCTCCACGTAGTGAAGATCAATAGAgagtagggctgcatgataggagaaaaatatgtggaaaaaaaaatgtaagatcatttttgggggcattttaggcctttatttatataggacagctgaagacatgagaggggaaatgacatgcagcaaagggtcgcaggtgAGAGTCTGCGTCAAGAAGTAAACCTATATAGATAtagtaaacatatatatatgggtagctctaccaggtgagctacccaggcgcccacgAAAACCTTGTTGAGTATCACGATAACGGTAGCCTATTACTTGCGATagataaacaaatattaaaatgtattcagttctgcttttttgctgctttcagtattcttctaaaatacaacatattgcttgttgaatttaaaacagatgaaatgaatgaattctTTCTGTAaacaaattgaacataaaaggcagCACCAAAAAAAAGGGACAGTTCCATTTTAACGTGCAGTTTTCTGCCGATATCTTATTTCAACTAGCACAAAAAACCTCTGAGTGTCGATCGCGAAATGTTGCAGCCTTTCGTGGTGTGTTCATTGCGCCGGTCGATATCGCGACGACGTTTACAAAAACAagatattgtgcagccctaatacagacttgacatttcaaaataaaatgatattttATCCCTGTACTTTAATCTGTAGGAAACTCCAGTTTTCACAGAGCTGAAACGCGagagtgaagaagaaaaaggttagttaaaaaaatagtttttgtttGGGATCATTTACATTTAACTATGCGTTTCTTTCCACTCACCctcacatgtttttttctgcagttGCTTTCAACCTGGGCGCCTCCTCATCTGTGGCCGGGCCTTCCAAATCGAGGTACAGAGCTCTTAGAACATTGCTAATTCTTCTGCCTGATTTTCAAGCAGCTATAATTCAATCATTTTGCCTGAAACGGTTTGTGTCTCCCTGTAGTGCTTCCCTGGGTCCTAGTGCTctcaaagcagcagcagcagcatcatcatcatcatcctcctcctcctcctcctcaaccAAGAGGAAAGACACCAGTTCAGACACCAGgggggagaagaaaaagaaatctgcTCTGGAAGAGATCATGGAGGTAGAGAAGATGATTTTTGTCTCGTCCTCTGTGTGGCGTGCTTGCATtcggtcgtttttttttttttttttttttccagttgcaATGCTTTCTGTTCagatggaggagaagaagaagcagtcGGTCAGAACGGATCACTGGCTGCAGCCCAACATTGTGGTCAAAGTTGTCACCAAGAGACTGGGAGAGCGGTACCACAAGAAGAAGGCTGTCATCATGGTAATAAAAAGCTTTGTATTTGTTGTCACATGAGAGGTTATGTGCATGTggggaaaagaaagaagaccTATGTTGCTAAAAAGCCGTGGATCCCTTTTCTCGTAGGAGGTCCGAGACAAATATGGAGCCGTGGTGAAGATGATCGACTCCGGAGACAAGCTGAAATTGGACCAGAATCACTTAGAGACGGTCATACCTGCGCCAGGTAAACCACCAAAACTCTAACCTTCAataacccccccaaaaaaatgttTCTAC
This window encodes:
- the kin gene encoding DNA/RNA-binding protein KIN17, yielding MGKADFLSPKAIANRIKSKGLQKLRWYCQMCQKQCRDENGFKCHCMSESHQRQLLLASEDPNKFMDHFSDEFKSEFLELLRRRFGTKRVHNNIVYNEYISFREHVHMNSTQWETLTDFTKWLGREGLCKVDETPKGWYVQYIDRDPETIRRQEEQAKKKKQELDDEEKTARFIEEQVRRGRDGKEIDETPVFTELKRESEEEKVAFNLGASSSVAGPSKSSASLGPSALKAAAAASSSSSSSSSSSTKRKDTSSDTRGEKKKKSALEEIMEMEEKKKQSVRTDHWLQPNIVVKVVTKRLGERYHKKKAVIMEVRDKYGAVVKMIDSGDKLKLDQNHLETVIPAPGKPVMILNGPHRDTKALLEGIDEKNFSATLTLDSGQQKGKRVNVAYEDFSKLA